ATGGCCGAGGTCGCCGACCATCCGCAGGACGAGGCGCGCCTCGCGCGTATCGCCGGCGAGGTGAAGGAGCTCTGCCAGAGCTTCCCCGCGCCCGGCATCCTGTCCTGATCACGAACCCACAAAAAACCGGGGGCGCCGGCTCGGTTCGTCGAGTGGCGCCCCCGCGCTTTTCGGGCCTCGATCAGAGGCTCGGCTTCACTTCACGTAGAGCTGCGCCGCGACGACGCCCGATCCACGCGTGGCCTTGACGACGTACTTGGCCTGCCCCGCCATCGGCCACGGCCACTTGTAACAATTGCCGTTGCCGCCGAGCGAGGCCTGCTGGCCGCCGCCGCTGTCCTGCGCGAGGACCGGGTTCATGCCAGGGACGGGCGTCGTGGCCACGAGCGAGATGTCGACCTCGCTCGGCCCCGCGCCGACGGCGAGCACCGTGTAGCACTTGCCCGGCTGCAGGTTGACCGGCTCCTCGAGGACGCTGCCCTCGGAGAAGTTGCCCGCGACGGGGTTGCCCTCGCGCTGCATGCCCGGGGCCGCCTGGTTGGCGAAGGCCATGAGGGGCAACGTGGCCGCGCCCGCCAGGTTCGGGTCGATGCGCTGGGCCTGGGCGCCGCTCGGGGCCGTGCCGCCGCCCTGAGGCGCCGTGGTGCCGCCCGGGGCGGGGAAGCCGGGGATCGGGGGGAGCTGGAAGCCGCCGGGCGCGGCCGTGCCCTGCGGGGCCGGCGTGGTGCCCTGCGGGGCCGGCTGCTGCGGGTACGGCTGCTGCTGCGGGTACGGCTGCTGCTGCGGGTACGGCTGCTGCTGCGGGTACGGCTGCTGCTGCGGATAGGGCTGCTGGCCCGGGTAGGGCTGCTGCTGGGGGTAGCCCTGCTGCGGGTAGGGCTGCTGCTGGTAGGGGTTCGGTTGTTGCTGGTTGGCGGCCGTCTGGGCCGGCTGAGAGTCGTCGGACTTCTCGCAGCCGGTCGCAAGCGCGAGCGCGACGAGCAGCGCGGACGAGAGAACGATGGTTCGATTCAAGGCGACCTCCTCAAGAGTCGGCGAATTCTGGGTCCTACCCTATCAATCAACGGGGCGAGCCCGGGAAACTTACGTCTGCCTTCCCGACGGATTGGACGGGCGTCAAGCAACAGCGAATCGTCCAGAGCCATTTTTCGTCCCCACGCACATGCACGACCCGCGTGACAGGCCCCTGCCCGACTTGGCGAAGTAAGTTTAAATACTAGTTCATGAGCGACAGGAGCGGGGGGGCGAAAGGGACGGACGTTCCGCCCGGGACGTTCGCGCAGTGGTTCCTGGAAGAGGAGCTGAAGCCGGGCGCGGGGATGGGGATCGCGGCGGAGCGCGCCGAGTACCACCTCTGCCGGGCCATCGCGAACCTCGAGCGAGGCATGTTACGCGAGGCGCTCGACGACGCGAACACGGCCGCGCACCTCGACGAGTCGCTCCGGGCCCGAGCGCTCATCGTGGCGCGCATCTGCATCCAGCGCGAGATGGAGGAGCTCGGCGTGACCGTGCGATGACGGCGAGGCGCGCAGGCGCCCTCATCGGTAGGTGGCCCCGCGTAGGGTTCGGGTGTATGAGCGCGAGCCTGTCTCGCGCGGCGCACCTCTGCGCCCCTCGAGCTTCGAGGAGGGTCCGATGACGCGTTCGATGGTGTGCATGGGGGCCGCTGCGGCGGCCGTTTCGATGATGGTGATGGTGATGTCGACGGGCTGCGGCAGCGAGCCCGAGACGCCGCCGCAGCCGGGTCCGGACGCCGGCATGATGCCGCCGCCGCCCCCGCCCCCGCCCCCGCCCCCGCCGCCCCCGCCGCAAGTGACGGCGTGCGACTCGGTGCAGTCGCTTGCGCTGACGACGATGGTGCAAGGGCGCGAGAAGGTGGAGGCGCCAGGCATGAAGGCCGAGGGCGGGCAGCTCTGCATGGTGGTGCCCGAGGGGCAGACGGCCTCGACGCCCACGATGATGCTGGAGCCGGGCTTCTGTTACACGGTGATCGGGCAAGGCGCGGGCGGCGTGACGGAGCTCAACCTGGCGCTGACGCTCGACATGGCGACGGCGCTGCCGCCGCAGCTCGGCGCGCTCGCGGCGAACCCGACGCTCGCGGTGGATCAGGAGGCGGGTTCGTCGGCGTCGATCGGCCAGAAGACGAGCTGCTACCAGTGGCCGTGGCCGGTGCCGGCGATGGTGAAGGTCAACGCGACCGCGAAGACGGGCTCGGGGCCCGTGGCGGTGCAGGTCTACAAGAAGAAGAAGTGAGCGTCCCGCGGCGGCGCGGCTCTCGCAGATTACGAGGGCTGCGCCGGGAGCGGGGAATGGTTGGGACTCAAAGATTCGTGAGCCCACAAAAAACGAACGGCCCACGCAAAATCGCGAGGGCCGTTCGTCGCGCGCTGCTGCCGCGACGGGAGCAGCGGTTGATCAGGCGAGAGCGTCCTTGATCGCCTTGATCGGGCGCGCACGCACCGACTTGCTGGCGGGCTTCGCCGGGAAGGTCATCGGCTGCTTGGTGAAGGGGTTGATCCCCTGGCGGGCCTTCGTCGCCGGCCGCTTCACCACCCGGAACTTCGCAAAGCCCGGCAGCGTGAAGACGCCCGACTTCTTCAGCTCACGGTGCCCGACCGTGACCAGAGACTCGAGCACACTCTTGACCTGCTTGCGGGAGATCTCGTCCCCAGCAGCCTCCGTGATCGCCTGGATCAGAGCGCTCTTGCTCAACGACTTCTTCGCCCCGCCCCCAGCACTCTTCTTGGTCGCCATTGCAAATTCCTCCGAGCTCCGCGTCGCGCGCGACCCCTCGCCGCGCGCTCGGCTCGGGTGAACCATACACGGCGTGCGTCGCGAAAAAAGCGAAATCTTCGGGGGGAAATAGCGATTTCGGCGCGGAGAGTCGCTCTACCAGGCCGAGAACGGGCCCGCCCCAGGGCGAGCAGCCGAGATGACGGCGCACGAAAAGGGCCGGAAACAGCCTGAAAACAGGCCGCAACGGGCGTTCGGCGTGGCTGCTTCTCATAAGGAGGAGGAGGGAGCGCGCCGCGAGGACACGCGGCGCGCCGTTCCAGAAGGGCGGGAAATGAGCCGGATCAGGCGCTCGCGAGCTCGTCCGCGAGGTCGCGCGCGGCGTCGAGGCTTGCATCTTCCGCGAGCGCCTTCTCGACGAGGAGGCGCGCCTTGCCGCTATCACCTTGCGCAGCCGCGAGCCTCCCGAGGTGGAAATACGCGAGCGCGCGGCCACGCGACGTCGTGCCCTCGGTCGAGCCCGGCGCCGTGATCTTCATCATCGTGACCGTCCGGAGGACACGCGAAGCGACGTCGCCGTCGCCCCGATCCACCGCGAGCTGGCCGAGCTCGAGCGCGATGTCGGCGCTGCCCGCGTCATTGTCGAACGCCTTCGAGAGCTGCTCGAAAGCCACGTCGTCGTTGCCCGACGCGCGCTCGACGTGCGCGAGGGCGCGATGCGCCGCCGCGAGCGTCCTCGACCGACGACCCTCGTACGCAGCGACGGCATTCGTGGCGAGCGGGCGCGCCTCGTCGACGCGACCCGCCGCGACATACGCCTCGGCCAGCACGATGACGGGATCCCACGCCTCCGGCGCCCGACGACGAGCGTCCTCGACGAGCTCGACCGCAGCCGTCGCGCCCTCGGGCGACGCGAGGAGCACGCGCGCCGCGTGGAGCAGGAGCTCGACCGCCGCCGGGCCCTCGACGTTCGCCGCCGCCGAGGCGATCGACGCCGCCGCGAGCTGGTGATCGCCCATTTCACTTTGAGCCCCAACGAGCTCGGCGACGAGGGCGCGATCGAGCGGGTCGATGTCGAGCGCGCGCTTGAGGACCTCGATGGCGCCCGGGAGATCCTGCTCCTTGTCGCGGAGGATCGCGGCAGCCTTGCGGAGGCAGCCGACGCGCTCTTCCTTGCCGGTCCGACCCTCGGCCTCGATCTGGTAGACCTCCGCGAGCTTGCGGAAATCCTCGCGGGCCTCGAAGCGCTGCCTGAGCGTGGCGCCGAGGACGGCGCTCGTCGGGAACGCGCGGTACCCCGCCTCGAGCGCGCGATCCACGCCGTCCTCGTCGCCCTGCTCGGCGCGCAGCGCGGAGAGCCGTTGCGCGGTCGCCTCCGCAGCCTCGCCCTTCTCGGCGCCGAGGAGCTTCTCGAGCGCATCCCCGAGCTCCGAGGGATCCTCGGCCTTCTCGCAGAGGCGTACGATGGCGCGCAGCGCGTCGAGGTTGTTTGCGTCCCAATCGAGGATGCCCTGGTACGCGTCCCGGGCACGGCCCGCCTCGCCCTGCTGCTCGAGCAGCGCGCCGAGCTGCATGGAGAGCGACGCGACGGAAGCCGTGTCCTCGCGGTCCTTGGCGAGGTCGATACGACGCTCGAGGAGCGAGGCGAGATCGTCGACGCGGCCCGCGGCCGAGAGCAGGCCGGAGAGCACCCTGGCCGCCTCCTCGTTCGCCGGATCGTCGTCGAGGAGCTCGTGGAGGGTCGTGATCGCCTCGTCGGCGCCGCCTTCACGCTTCTGCGCGAGGCGCGCGCGTTCGAGGCGCATGCGCGAGCGATCCTCGACGGTCTCGAGCAGCGGGACGACCTGCTCGATGAGGCGCCCGAGGGCCTCGTCCTCGCCGAGGCTCCGGTAGAGATCGGCGAGCGGCCCCCAGAGGTCACGATCGGCAGGCTCACGCTCGAAGAGCTCGGCGTAGAGCTTCGCCGCGCCGGCCAGATCGCCGAGTTTGTCGCGAGCGATCGAGGCCGCCGTGAGCAGGTGCCCACGCTCGTCGCTGGGGTCGGCGACGCGGGCCGCGCGCTCTTCGAGGGCGCGCGCCTCGGCCCAGTCCTCGGCCGCAGCGCGCACCTTGGCGAGCGCGACGAGCGCCCACAGGTCGTCCGACATGTCGGAGACGCCCTCCTCGCGGGCGAGCGCGCGCCGCAGGACCGACTCGACGAGCGCCGCGTCGTCGAGGCCCTCGGCGACGGTGACGGCCTCGCGATAGAGGTCGACCCCGCGCTCGGGCGCGAGCAGGACGAGCGCGTCGACGAGGGCGCGGGGCCGCTCGTGCTGGCGCGCGAACCGCTCGAAGAGCGGGGCGATCAGGGGCGCGTTCTCGTCACGCTGGAGGCCGAGCCGGCAGATCGCCTCGGCACGATCGGGCGACGCGTCGAGCGAGAGAGCACGCTCGAGCGCGGGCACGCCACGCGCCGCGCCCCCCGGCTCGCGCAAGGCGAGCTCGGCGAGACGGTAGAGGCCATCGGCCAGCTCGGCAGGCGGAGCGCTCTCGCTCGCAGCGGCGATCCGCTTCTCGAGGATGGCGATCTGCCCCTCGCGATCGCCGCGCTGCTCGCAGGAGGCCTCGAGCGCGCGCCAGACCTCGTGGATCCGGCGATCCCCAGGCCGCTCGAGCAAGAGCACCTCGGCGCGCCGGAACGCCTCGTCCGCCTGGGCCGCGTCGCCGCCCTCGCCCGAGAGCGCACGACCGAGGTGGAGGAGCAGATCGACGAGCGGAGGCTCGACCGTCGCCGCGGCGATGAGCTTGCGCAGGGCGTCGAGGTAACGATCCACCACGCCGAGGCGGCGAGCGAGCCCGAGCGCCGCGCGATGCGCGTCGGCCGAGGTCGGGCGCACGGAGAGGGCGCGGAGGTACAGGGAGAGCGCGTCCTCGGCGCGACCGAGGTGCTGCTCGTAGAGCGAGGCGAGCTCGGCGAGCAGGGGCGCAGAGGCCGCAGCGTCCGCGCCTGCGCCCTCGAGCCGGAGCTCGAGCGCGCGAGCGAGGAGCACGTGGTTCTGACGGCCGCGGAGCGCACGCACGAGCCTGTCGGCCTCGTCCGGGCTCTCGCGCGAGGCCTCGAACGCCGACTCCACGTGCTCGGCGGAGCGATCGGCGTCGCCCTGGCGATCGGCGATCTCCGCGAGCGCGATGAGCACCTCGGTCCGCGTGACGGCGGGGCTGCCCTGCTCGTCGCGCAGGCGCCGCACCATCATGAGGAGCGAGCGGTACGTGCGTTGCGCCCGATCGTACTGGCCCTCGTCGAACGACAACCGCGCGAGCGCGAGCAGGATCTCGGGGTGCGTCGGGTCGATCTTGAGCGCGACGTCGAGCTCGGCGAGCGCAGCCTTGCGATCCCCGGTCGCGAGGAAGACCCGCGCCAGGTAGTAATGCACGATCGCGCGGTCCTTG
This DNA window, taken from Polyangium spumosum, encodes the following:
- a CDS encoding HU family DNA-binding protein, coding for MATKKSAGGGAKKSLSKSALIQAITEAAGDEISRKQVKSVLESLVTVGHRELKKSGVFTLPGFAKFRVVKRPATKARQGINPFTKQPMTFPAKPASKSVRARPIKAIKDALA